CCAGAAAAGGCGCTCCAACACAACGTTCCCGCCCAGGTACCACAGCCATGCGTTCATCTCTTCCGGCAGGCGCATGGTCACTCCCTTTCCTTGTTGCGTGTTTCGACCATCCGGCGGATTTCCTCCAAGTCCTCCGCCGTGATGTCCGGGTCGTTCAGCAGATAGGCCACCGCATGCCGCGGCGACCCGTCAAAGAAATCGGCCACCAGCCCCCGGATGGAGCGCCGCGCCACCTGTTCCCGGGCCACCGTGGGCCGCAGCCGGTACCCCCGCTCCGTGCTCGGCACCACCGCCACATACCCCTTCTTCCGCAGGTTCGCCAGCACCGTCTTGATCGTCGTCGCCGCCAGCGCGGGCTCCCGCGTGTGCGCCGCGATCACCTCCGACGATGAGCACTCCCCCAGCGCCCACACCACCTGCATGATCTCCCGCTCCAGCCGGGACAACTCCGGCAGCCGCTCTTTCCTGCTCTTGCCCATCATGGCCTGTCCTCCGACTATGTTTGCCGCTTACGACTATGAGTATAGTCGAAACGCGCCCGGTTGTCAAGGGGTCAGACGGAAAAAAACGGCGCGGACGAGAAGGCGGGCGTTCTGGAAACCGGGACGGATGGGAATTAGGGGAGGCAGGGGAAGCGCAGGACGCAGGCGTCCCGCCGGCCCTGTCTTCTTCCCCTCCCGGTCTTCATCGGTGGTTCCCTCTCCCCCTTCCGCCGGTCTAGAATCCTTTCCGCGAGTCGAGCAGGAGCGTCACGGGGCCGTCGTTCACCAGGCGCACCGCCATGTGCGCGCCGAAGACGCCCGTGGCCACGGGGACACCCCGCGCGCGGAGCCGCTCCGCCGTCCGCTCGTAGAGGGGGACGGCGGTCTCAGGCCGCGCCGCCGTGATGAACGACGGGCGTTTTCCCCGGCGGCAGTCGCCGTGCAGCGTGAACTGCGAGATGAGCAGCACGCCGCCGCCGGTGTCCCCCAGCGACAGGTTCATCTTGCCGTCGGCGTCGTTGAAGACCCGCAGGCCCGCGATCTTCTCCGCGAGGTAGTCCGCGTCCGCGGACGTGTCGCCCTCCTCCACCCCCAGCAGCACGAGGAAGCCCGGGCCCGTCGCGCCGACCACGGCGCCGTCCACCTCCACGGAGGCCTCGGAGACCCGCTGGACCACGGCGCGCATGCGTCAGCCCCCCCCGTCCGGGGCCATGCGCGCCCGGAGCTCGGCCATCTGGCGGTCCCAGCGCTCCAGGTCGCGGGCGATGTAGGCGTCGCACGCCTCCGCCCGCGCCGCGCGCCGCTCCACGGCCCGCAGCAGCGCCGCCCGCAGCGACGCCGGGTCGTGGGCCGAGAACTCGCCGAGGCCGTCGAACTCCGCGCGGGTCACGGCGCTGTCCGTGGCCGTGAACGGCACGCCCAGGGCCAGGCACTCGCGGATGGACCACAGCAGCGTGTCGGGCCGCAGGGTGAGCGT
This is a stretch of genomic DNA from Candidatus Hydrogenedentota bacterium. It encodes these proteins:
- a CDS encoding BlaI/MecI/CopY family transcriptional regulator; amino-acid sequence: MMGKSRKERLPELSRLEREIMQVVWALGECSSSEVIAAHTREPALAATTIKTVLANLRKKGYVAVVPSTERGYRLRPTVAREQVARRSIRGLVADFFDGSPRHAVAYLLNDPDITAEDLEEIRRMVETRNKERE
- a CDS encoding D-tyrosyl-tRNA(Tyr) deacylase, with amino-acid sequence MRAVVQRVSEASVEVDGAVVGATGPGFLVLLGVEEGDTSADADYLAEKIAGLRVFNDADGKMNLSLGDTGGGVLLISQFTLHGDCRRGKRPSFITAARPETAVPLYERTAERLRARGVPVATGVFGAHMAVRLVNDGPVTLLLDSRKGF